The Physeter macrocephalus isolate SW-GA unplaced genomic scaffold, ASM283717v5 random_1735, whole genome shotgun sequence region GGAGCGAGCGAACGAGCCGGACGCCGGCGTTGAGTGCGCTTCCCCACACGCTCCCAGGCCGCCCCGGGTCCTGGGCTCTCAGGAGGATCAGCACCCGGGGCCGAAGAGCGGGGGCGGACGGAGGCGTTGCTGTAGCTCAATATCGTCGCGGCGTCTGGAGCCTTAGGTTGGCGCCTGGGGTCGGGGACTGAGGCTCGGGCGCTGCCTGCCGGAGTGGAGATCCGGTTTGCCTTCCGCCCCCGCTCAGGACCCTGACGCGGGTGAGGCAGCCCCGGGAGCATGAGCGGGCAGCGTGTGGACGTCAAGGTGGTGATGCTGGGCAAGGAGTACGTGGGCAAGACGAGCCTGGTGGAGCGATACGTGCACGATCGCTTCCTGGTGGGGCCTTATCAGAACGTGAGTGCGCCCGACGCGGCCCAGCACGGGTGGGAGGGGGCTAACCTGCATCCGAGGCCCTGATTGCTTCCCCTTGGTTGCAGACCATTGGGGCCGCCTTCGTGGCCAAGGTGATGTCCGTCGGAGACCGGACGGTGACTTTGGGTATTTGGGTAAGTTCTCTGGGCAAGTCCCGGGAAAACCCATTCCTGAGGAGGCGTAGGTCCTGCCTATTACTGGCTGACTTGTGGCCTCATAGAGGCCATTTCTATTCTCTAGACCACAATTTTAAAACGGGGTCTGGAGAACGTGGTATTAGTTTGCAGTTTTGGGGAGTAGCTCAGCAACTCAGGCCAGGGCTGAGCCTCCCCCTGCCCTTCAGGACACAGCAGGCTCTGAGCGCTATGAGGCCATGAGCCGAATCTACTATCGGGGCGCCAAGGCTGCCATCGTCTGCTATGGTAAGGATGGTTTTGGCCTGTTTCTAACAAGAAGGGGAGGGTGCAGGCTGGCCTTACAGAACAGCTTCTGACCCTTGGTTGTGTTTCCTGCGTGTCCCACACCAAGACCTGACGGACAGCAGCAGCTTTGAACGGGCAAAGTTCTGGGTGAAGGAACTGCGCAACCTAGAGGAGGTAGGTGGCCTGACCTCACCAAAAGACGAGACGGGCTGGGGATCTGGTGGTCCGAGGGGGGTGACCCTCACCTTGTCTTTTGCTCCAGGGCTGTAAGATCTACTTGTGTGGCACCAAGAGTGACCTGCTGGAGGAGGACAGGCGGCGCCGACGTGTGGACTTCCACGACGTCCAGGACTATGCAGACAGTAGCTGCTCCTTagctccctggggctgggggagggaagtggCTACTTGGGTGGGTCACAGAAAATAGGGACTGCCTTGGCTACCATGGCAAGATCCCCCATGGGAAGACTTTCTCTGGCCTCCCTGAATCTGTGGGGTTCAGAAGATTCCCTGTACTGCTGGCCTTCCCCTTTGTCTGTGTCCACCTAATTCTCAGGTATGAGGCTTTAGACACTTCTCTTTACAGATATCAAAGCTCAGCTCTTTGAAACATCCAGCAAGACAGGCCAGAGTGTGGGTGAGTGCTGTCCTGGGCCTCACAGCAGAACACGCAAGGGCAacaagggagacagagaaaagcCTAGAGGGCTGGTTACTGGGTGATCGCAGGGCCACTGGCATTTGATCCTCACCTATCACCCTTTTTCCTGCCAGATGAGCTCTTCCAGAAAGTAGCAGAGGATTACGTCAGTGTGGCCGCCTTCCAGGTGATGACAGGTGTGTCCTTCCCTAGCTCCTGTGGAGACTTCCTCTAGGCCCACAGCATCTGGCCCCCTTCATGAGTTACCTGATCCCCCAATAGAATGATGCTGAGCTGCCACCTCTCTCTCTGACAGAGGACAAGGGCGTGGACCTGGGCCAGAAGGCAAACCCCTACTTCTACAGCTGTTGTCATCACTGAGTCACCACTCACCTGGCCTGGGGGAATTAAAGGAATTCCCCCAGAGAGGCTGGACCTAGCTTTTGTCTGGGCTTGGGTGATCACACGTCTGAGCTACCCAGGGTCCCCATGGCAGCAGAGGTGGCACCTGCCTGTGCTGGCCCATGAACGGAGGCAGCATTTGGGCTGACTGATGGGCACAAGGAGGGTAAGGGCTGATTTGGACCCCAGGCTTCTGCCCTGGACAGCACTTGTGTCTACAAATTATTTAAGTGGcttctgatttgtaaataaaatcaatGCACTGTGAATCACACTCAACCCCTTTCCCTGCTGTGTGGATTGGGTGTCAAGATACCTAGTACTTTCTGGGGCCACCTGGCTGCCCTCGCTTCCTATATCAAGCCTCCTCTTAGCTCTTAACTTTCCTTTGGAAACCAACTGGCTTCACCCCAGGGTTGCAGCTGAGATAATGGAGAAACAGAAGGGTGCTTTCCTATTCTTTAGTGGGGGCAAAGATAGGGCGAGAAGCTGGGGTTGGGGCAGTGCAAAGCTCACACTTCCTTCTTGGTgctaagaagagaaaggaaggaaggcactGAAGTAGTATCCAGAGATCAAAGGATCAAGCACTTCTACCTCAGACTCGTTGGCTCTACTGCACCTCTGTCATGTCTAAGTCCATGAGTCATGCCTGTGGCTCAGATCCTAAACTTCCTAGCAACACCCTATAATGTGGCTTAACAGTAGAAAAATCATAGGTTCTGCAAGACTTAGAAAGGTTTTATGGATCCAGATTGGGATCCAACTCAGCTACTCAGAAAAGGGACTTAAACTTGTCCtgtgtttctcatctgtaaaatgaagtgacTACTACGCAGTTCAGGACTATGAAGATCATGAGTGAAAAGTAACTGTAGGACTAAATGCTTGTCTTCCCACACTCTTCCCTGGGGCAGGAAGTTCAGGACTAAGTCAGAAGGGAAGCAGATTCCCAGGGTTTTCCTGAAAGTGTATTTTTGGGCCTTGGACGTCCAGATATTTCTGAAGAATCAGATGTTACTGTAGACAGGACCAACCCTTCAACCAAAAGGAAGCATATGGCAGCCTTTTCTGTTATGGGATGCTCAGCCCCTTTGCCTCACTTTACCACTTTAGGCCTAGGCCGAGTCCTCTGCAGTGCCCAGCACCTgctctaaaaaactaaaaacttggCCAAGATGTCTAGACTCACACTCAGAAAGTGCTTTGGTtccacttcctttttaaaaacctcaaaataCCCTTCCTTCGTGGGTGATGGAGGCTTCCTGTGTAGGGACTGAAAATGATGCCAGCCACTCCCAAAAGCAGCAGAGACATTCCGACAGCTGTGGCTACTGGGAGGAAACCCACACCACTCCCATGAGGTGCTTGGAGGAAGGGCTCAGTTCTGTGTCCCTGGGAACTACCTCAGGGGCTGACTTCTGCTCTCACCCCAAACCCATCCTCCCTCCTGTTAGGCTACATCTCCCCAcggacaacaaaacaaaacacagggcAAGGGCCATAAGAGTAAAGTTAAACTTTActttacagtaatttttttctatatacaaaGAATTACAGTACATGTTTATGGGGACTCCTGGCACAGGGCTCCCCTCTTTTTCACTAAGAGTTCCACTTATCACTGACAATCTGTTGGGGTGAAGGGGGGCAAAAAAAGTGATGGACCTCAGCAGACACCCCCTCTGcccctttcttaaaaatataaagatagatCTCTATTGTCAGCTTGTTTTTTTGCCAAGACTTAGCTGCTCTTCCATGAGCTCCTGTGTGCTGCACTCGCCCGTCTTCAACACTCTCAcctacatgcacacacaggcagcacccacctcagacctagagACCACCTGTTCTCTGCCCCTACCCTGGAAGTCTAAAGCACCAGAACCACTCATTTCTTGCTCCTAACTCCCTAGGCTCACCTCCTGTCCAAAAAGCTTTGCTCGATTTCCAGGGTGTTACACCTGAAGCCCTCAATAGCCTGATGTTTTGAGAGTCATGGGAAAGTAGCTCTAGAAAAGGGACCATATGAGTTTAACATGTGCTATTTTTGCTTATGTTGATAGGAAACATTTCTCCCCAGGCTGTggatttctaattaaaataaaatctttccacTTCCTTAAGAAATATTACCCTTAATCTTCATAAGCAATAGAGGTGCTCCCATGAGAGTAGAAGAGGTAGAGAGGGGCAGAAGGTAGCTGAGGGAGACCCCACACTTGGAGCTCTCTACCAACCTGTTCAGGCAGTGTGGACAGAGGCTATGGACAAGGTGACACCAGCCCTGAGAAACTCAATGGCCACCCTCATCTGGAAACAGCATCTCTTCCACCTCTGGACTGCACTGGACTATTTCAGGGTCAGATGCAAGATTCACCAAGgctctgccttcccctcctctAATAAAGCCTCAAGGAAACTACATAAGATCTCTTCTTCCCAACAGGAATCTGGTTTCTCAAGTCACCAGTCCCTCAACCCTTGGCAGTGCTTATTTATACCAGGAAATTAGCACCATCAttgcattttttgtgtgtgtacaaagcaattacctattctttttttcaatttatactACAGCAATCTCTGGCCCTGCTGCACTAACTCTAGGAAGCTCAGCTGAGAGCTAACTGTCCACAGCCAAGGAAATTCTTGTGCAGCAGCTACCCAGCTCTAAATGATCTGGAATGTCTAACACATGGAACAGCTCAAACATCATTCAGCAGGAAAAGGGGCTTGTGGCAGCTCCTTTCCTGCCATGATCTCAGAGAAGTGAGGACACTGGGCTACTCTGACCTCCTGACAGACCCCAAGAGGATGACAGTGTCCCCCAAAAAAGCCTTAGGAGAAAACCCGCTTTATAGGAGCtgacgggaaaaaaaaaaaaaaatccatccacaTTTAGTGCTCTCCTGATTCTTCTCCACAGGGGAAGCTGCCAGGACCAGACTTCCTTCCTGCCACTCTGTTCTCACGAGGCAACCTGGGAGTCCAGCTCCTGTGAGTAGACGCTGCCAAGCCTGGAAAAGGATCTCTGATGCACTTCATACCCTGACTGTAGTGTGGGGTGGAGgatgtaaagaataaaataattattttcatcaatGCTAAAGATGTAGATTTGGTGGTTGTTCAGAAGAGGATCAACACAGTGATTTAAACCACTTCAAACTCAGTAACTTCAGGGGGAAGCAGACATTTAAAAACTTGGATGCTTTTGTAGCAATGACAACTATTTTGCTATTAGAATGGGTTTGCTCCAGTAGAGAAGCAAATGAGGCTTTGAATTCAAATTTCAACAGTTTCCATAATTTTTTCTGACTTAACAGGGCTAGGACAGGTATTAGTTCTCTAACTACCTATGGAAGCTATGGCTTCCCCCTCAGAAAGGCTTCCTGGGGAAGTGGCTTAGAGGCAGACGCTCTATTGAGATCCTGATTTACAAGCACTTGGCCAAATGCCAAAATACCATCCTACACAAAGATCAGGAGTTTCTAAGAGTAAAGATTTCCTTTTAACTGCCAAGTCACACCCCCTGGAGAAAAGGTCTCAGTATAGGTTCCAGGAGAATCCCCAAAGGATGGCAAGGTCACCTCCCCCAATGGGTCATGCAAGAGTCTCACTTCCCAAAAGTCCTTCCGACTCTGCTTCTAATTGTATAGTGACTGCTTTCATGATGTTAACAATCTAGTATCAAATGCTATCAGTGGGCCTGAGAGTTGAACATCTAATTTCCAATCAACCTAAGAGAGTCTTACAATGGCCCTCATGAAAGCCGAGCTGGCTGTCCATCCATTTAAATAAACAGCTTCAGAAGTTGTTTCCTACGCAGGTCTGGAAGGAAGCTTTCCAGTGAATGGGAGAAtggaaaaaactgaaacaaaaccaCAAAGTGGCCCACCTTTCCCTCACTCCTTCCTGTCCTGTGAGACATATCTAGAGTGGCTGTCAAGTCAATTACCTACCAAAGCCTACATCAGAGAAGCTCCTTCAGGATCAAACTTCCccacttaaaaattttacataGCCTGCACACCCCCCCCAAACAAAATTCACAGTTTATTTCATGGAACAAAGAGCTACGGTAATTTAACACACAACACAGTGGAAAGAGATTCTGACAGTGCAGTGTGGATATCTTTTTCTGATCACAACTACAGatgacaggagaaaaaaagggcACAGGACTGGCACCAAGCAAATCCTACTCATACAACCTAAGAGATTAGGGAAAGGGACCTACTAGCTGCAGTTATATACTTATTATTCTCACACATGATAAATACTTAATATAATGAACTTTAATGTTCTGGgtggatttctttaaaaatatcttttccatggtttaaaatttttttaaaagaaaataagatgctttgttttctcttcctctaaAACAAAGAGCTTTTCCTCTCTGATGATGTGGGAAGAGAGACAGGATGAAAGGGGAGAACTAGGCAGGTGGAATTTACAGAGGAGAGTCCGAGGTCTAAGTGAGATGCAAGAATAGGCCCCTTAACTCAGGGCAGCCCTGCCCAGCCTCATGCCTCTGCCTGAGTTCAAATGTCTCAACCCCAGAGACAGACtttgggaaataaaagcaaattcttttttaaatctttatataaAGCGCAAATGCTTCTATAACAACAGTTGTTCCCTCCTTAGAAGTATGGGAGTAACCTCAATAGAAACTCAGGAGGAGGAAATTGGGACAAATTACAGAATCCTGTTGAGGGTGTAAAAGCCATAACTGAGACAGAAATGGCCAGGAGACCTTGGGGCCAGGAGATGGCCTGTTGGCTAAAGCTGCTGGCTAAGTTGGCAAAGCAGAGAGGTAAACATGTTTGGTCTAGGGACAAAGAGGGGGTGGGTGAATGGGAAGGAACTGGCCAAACAGCACTTCCTGTTGGCAGTCAGTGAGCTGGGTGAATGGTAGGGCAGGGTAGCACCAACAGATTTCCCAGCCCTTGGGCCCCAGCTCAGGGCAGCAGTAACAGATAATCAGCAGTTATGAGGAGTCATCTCTTGGACTGGACATTGCTCTAAACGCCACACCTTGCCAGTCATGGGGAAGGGTTCTGGCTTGCCTTTGAGCTAAGTCAGCAGGCAGATGCTCTCAATACAGAGCACAGCATTTCTCAGGAAGAGGGTGGTAGAATCCACTAGTGAAGAAGACTCCCTCCATTCAGGTAGGAGGGCAAAGGATCAGGAGAGAAGTAATTTCTTGCCAGGATCTGGCACTCTCCCTGAGCTGGTGGTGGATCTAGCCCAGAGCTTGCCAGAGATTCCCTAGGTGTACTGCCCGAGACTCTGAAATCTGAAAGCACCTGAGTGTTTGGGGGACAGGCATGGGGTGGGTTGATGTAAAAGGAGGAAAATCTGTAGAAAAGAAAGGTAAGCTTGCCAATTGCCTTCTTGAGGGAAAGCTGTGTCCTCACAGAGCCCAGCCCCCCAACCAACTGCTCCACCAAGGACAGATCTTTAGACTTTCCAGAGCCCAGACAGAAGCAGCAGAGGCTGCCCAGCCAACAGGCCCTACCTGCCTATAGAGGAGACCTCCGCATGAGTGTGCacgcatgcacatacacacaggcacacctgACCAGGAGACACTCAAAACCACCACTTCTGGGGCCACAAAGGACATGACAAAATGAGCCTGGAGCCCCAGGGCCCCTCAAACTTCCTGTTATTTCCTGGTCAaaggttctttaaaaataacctgGGAACCCAGGCAAGCATGTTAGGCTCACAGGGATCAGgtcttatttatctctgtatctccTGCCAGTGACTAGCACCAGGCCTAGCACACACGAATGTTCAAGAAATCACCACCGATTTGAATGGGTATCAGTTCCTCCCAAGGGTTCATCAGGTACCCTCAGTGGGGCTTGGTAGGGCTAGAGAAATAGCTTTGAGAGCCCCTCTACCTTCAACCTGACCAGCGGAATTGAATCCCATGCTTGACTCCAGAGTGGACTTTTTATTTCAAGTTCACCATGAGTAAAGGTTGGGGGGAAAGAGACCCGAGTCTGTCTCCTTGGCTGGGGCCCACTTGGATTTCCATACATGGTTCACACAACCACAAGCCCCCACTGGCTAATGTCGCAAGAGTTCTGAATGTTGGGATATAAGGAGAGAGTAACAGTGGAAAAGTGTTGGGGGTCTGATCTGTTTTTTAAGAGGGAAAAAGATTTTTCCCTTCCCCAAGAACCCTGGGGGCAGCTGGTCTGGTCATGTGGCATTTACTGGTATTATTTCTGTTCTGACTCTGCACACTTGTGACTGGAAGGAGCCTGGTTAAGAGCTGGAAGGGTATTTTGCTCTGATTTAGGGTCTTGCGCTCTTCCAAGAGACCAGCAAGTCTGTGCCAATGTCTGTGTGCTCCCAGAGGACCAGCAAGACTGTGCCAGTGTCTGTCCAGCCACCATGGGCCAGAGCCCTGGCCCTGGTGAGGCCTTGCCCAAGGCCCAGGGGCTCTGCTCTGTGGTTGCCAACTTCTTCTCTTCAGTGGAGAGGGAGGATGGGGCCTTCCCAAGAGGCCTGAAGGACTGCCCACTCTTGGCAGCAAGTCCAGGTAGTTGCTGGCCTCCGGCCATCTGCTTCACCTGCTTCACCAGGCCTGGTGCTTGGCTGGGAGGCCCTGGGGTCTGCTCAGCCCCTGCAGGTGCTCTTCCTGAGGCCTGAGTTGCTGGCTCATACAAAAAAGCCTTGGCAGGGGGCTGAGAAAGAAGTCTGGCCTGGGTGAGTGATTTAACAGCTTGCCAGGAGTGCTCTGAAGGGGCCGCTGCTTTGCCCGGTGGCTGAAGGACAGGATCTGACACAATCCCTCTCTCAATGGCTCGTGACATCTGTCCCAGACCTTTGCTGGCAGGCCACGAGCTTGACTCCAACACTGGCATCTTCTCATCAACCTGTGGTGTGATCTCATGGGGAGAAGCTGCCCGTTCCTTCTGGCGAGGAGTTAGGTCTATGAGATCCATCACCAAAGCAGCTCTATTTTTTGACTGAGTATTCTGGTCCACAGGCCTCAGTGCTTTTTCTTTAGCTACCAGGGTCTGGACCACAGCTGATAGTACTTTGTCAGGAGGTGGGAGTCTCTGGGACAAAGAGGCATGGGATTTGTCGGGGGGCCTGTCTGAAGTCTGGGGTTTGGGACCGCTGGTGACTAGCAGTTTGTCTGGCTGTGGAAGTCTCAGGCCAGTAGGGACAGGGGTTTTCTCCAGTGACTGGGGCCTTGGGCTGGCAGCACCTATGGATTTATCCAGCCTCGGGTCAGCTGTCCCCAGAGGTCTTTCCAGTGGTTGTGACCTGACTGAGGGTGAGGAGCTTGGGCCGGTCACTGGAGAGGGTTTGTCAGATAGTTGGGGTCGTGGTCCTGCCATTGCAGGTGGCCTGTCCAATGGCTTCTGGCTGGATACCAAGGATTGGGGTTTGGTCCCTGACCCAGCAAGGTCCCTGACCCTATCTACAGGCTGGGGCCTGGAGTCAGTTCTATCAGGAGGCCTTTCAGGCAGCGGTGGCCTCTGACAAGTCCCTGCCAGAGCTTTTCTGGACAGCGACAGCGTCTGGTTGGTGTCAGCAGATGGCTTGTCCGACATCTTGGGCCCCTGAGCAGCTACTCCTGATGATTGCTCTGCCAGGTGAGTGCTTGGGCCTGGAGGC contains the following coding sequences:
- the RAB24 gene encoding ras-related protein Rab-24 isoform X1; translated protein: MSGQRVDVKVVMLGKEYVGKTSLVERYVHDRFLVGPYQNTIGAAFVAKVMSVGDRTVTLGIWDTAGSERYEAMSRIYYRGAKAAIVCYDLTDSSSFERAKFWVKELRNLEEGCKIYLCGTKSDLLEEDRRRRRVDFHDVQDYADNIKAQLFETSSKTGQSVDELFQKVAEDYVSVAAFQVMTGEAARTRLPSCHSVLTRQPGSPAPVSRRCQAWKRISDALHTLTVVWGGGCKE
- the RAB24 gene encoding ras-related protein Rab-24 isoform X2; translation: MSGQRVDVKVVMLGKEYVGKTSLVERYVHDRFLVGPYQNTIGAAFVAKVMSVGDRTVTLGIWDTAGSERYEAMSRIYYRGAKAAIVCYDLTDSSSFERAKFWVKELRNLEEGCKIYLCGTKSDLLEEDRRRRRVDFHDVQDYADNIKAQLFETSSKTGQSVDELFQKVAEDYVSVAAFQVMTEDKGVDLGQKANPYFYSCCHH
- the LOC114485290 gene encoding histone-lysine N-methyltransferase, H3 lysine-36 specific-like, which produces YVFLLQVNRPIGRVQIFTADLSEIPRCNCKATDENPCGIDSECINRMLLYECHPTVCPAGGRCQNQCFTKRQYPEVEIFRTLQRGWGLRTKTDIKKGEFVNEYVGELIDEEECRARIRYAQEHDITNFYMLTLDKDRIIDAGPKGNYARFMNHCCQPNCETQKWSVNGDTRVGLFALSDIKAGTELTFNYNLECLGNGKTVCKCGAPNCSGFLGVRPKNQPIATEEKSKKFKKKQQGKRRTQGEITKEREDECFSCGDAGQLVSCKKPGCPKVYHADCLNLTKRPAGKWECPWHQCDICGKEAASFCEMCPSSFCKQHREGMLFISKLDGRLSCTEHDPCGPNPLEPGEIREYVPPTVPLPPGPSTHLAEQSSGVAAQGPKMSDKPSADTNQTLSLSRKALAGTCQRPPLPERPPDRTDSRPQPVDRVRDLAGSGTKPQSLVSSQKPLDRPPAMAGPRPQLSDKPSPVTGPSSSPSVRSQPLERPLGTADPRLDKSIGAASPRPQSLEKTPVPTGLRLPQPDKLLVTSGPKPQTSDRPPDKSHASLSQRLPPPDKVLSAVVQTLVAKEKALRPVDQNTQSKNRAALVMDLIDLTPRQKERAASPHEITPQVDEKMPVLESSSWPASKGLGQMSRAIERGIVSDPVLQPPGKAAAPSEHSWQAVKSLTQARLLSQPPAKAFLYEPATQASGRAPAGAEQTPGPPSQAPGLVKQVKQMAGGQQLPGLAAKSGQSFRPLGKAPSSLSTEEKKLATTEQSPWALGKASPGPGLWPMVAGQTLAQSCWSSGSTQTLAQTCWSLGRAQDPKSEQNTLPALNQAPSSHKCAESEQK